The following coding sequences are from one Salinicoccus sp. Bachu38 window:
- a CDS encoding iron chelate uptake ABC transporter family permease subunit, which produces MHNGKNNRLLLILTIATLAIAGFYILYQLNFDILFYQLPSRVNRVVTMLIVGIAIAVSTVIFQTITKNRILTPSIMGLDSVYLFIQTIIVFIVGTSSPLLTNDFVNYLVSMLGLVVFTVLVFKYLFKLTGSHVFLLLLIGIILGTFFNSLSTFMQMLINPDDFLILQNSMFASFNAINDSLIWITGAIVLLMLIIVLRDFHSLDVIALGRDHAINLGINYDRKVSQLLLIIAVLVSVSTALVGPIMFLGLLVVNLAHEMFKTFKHRYLLLGSTLLAVITLLLGQMLTQYVFNQAVEISVIINLVGGVYFIILMLKESRR; this is translated from the coding sequence ATGCATAATGGAAAGAACAACCGCCTGCTTCTCATATTGACAATCGCAACATTGGCCATCGCAGGCTTCTACATCCTCTATCAGTTGAATTTCGACATATTGTTCTATCAGCTTCCTTCGCGGGTGAACCGGGTGGTGACCATGCTGATCGTCGGCATAGCGATTGCGGTTTCGACAGTCATCTTCCAGACGATCACCAAGAACCGCATTCTGACCCCATCAATCATGGGACTCGATTCGGTCTATCTCTTCATACAGACCATCATCGTATTCATAGTCGGGACAAGTTCTCCACTGCTGACCAATGATTTTGTCAACTATCTGGTCAGCATGCTCGGTCTCGTCGTCTTTACCGTCCTGGTCTTCAAGTATCTTTTCAAGCTCACCGGCAGCCATGTATTCCTGCTGCTGCTGATCGGCATCATACTGGGAACGTTTTTCAACAGCCTGTCGACGTTCATGCAGATGCTGATCAACCCGGATGATTTCCTGATCCTGCAGAATTCGATGTTTGCATCATTCAATGCCATCAATGATTCCCTGATCTGGATCACCGGAGCGATTGTTCTCCTCATGCTGATCATAGTGCTCAGGGACTTCCATTCCCTGGATGTGATTGCGCTCGGCCGGGATCATGCGATAAACTTGGGTATAAACTACGATAGAAAAGTTTCCCAGCTTCTGCTCATCATTGCAGTTCTGGTATCGGTCTCGACCGCACTCGTCGGACCCATCATGTTTCTCGGCCTGCTCGTCGTCAACCTGGCGCATGAAATGTTCAAAACGTTCAAGCACCGCTACCTGCTCCTCGGGAGTACATTGCTTGCGGTGATTACATTGCTTCTCGGTCAGATGCTGACCCAGTATGTGTTCAACCAGGCGGTTGAAATCAGTGTAATCATCAATCTTGTCGGTGGGGTGTACTTCATCATACTAATGCTTAAGGAGAGTCGAAGATGA
- a CDS encoding siderophore ABC transporter substrate-binding protein, protein MKKFYLLFTVMVLMVLAACGNTESASENAESESEAAETGGSETIEVENQFTISDESAEGEEASEEVSETVGVPVNPEKVAVFDYGALSTIHELGESDSVVGLPKGQSSSTLPDELEEFQGEEYANLGTLKDPDFEKVAELQPEVIMISGRQATSAIISEFEKAAPDAQVLYVAPSNENYFEEVKHYTQMLGDIYDKSSEAEALIADFDSKIEEVKQKVADTDETMLFVMANEGELSAHGPGGRYGFLFDDLGFEPVDEEISTTRHGQAISYEYINDRNPGIILALDRGSAIGGESSSSTVLDNNVIQDVDAIKNDRIVDLDAKLWYLASGGVMTTIGQLEEIEQALEQ, encoded by the coding sequence ATGAAGAAATTTTACTTATTGTTTACTGTAATGGTGCTCATGGTCCTTGCAGCATGTGGAAATACCGAGAGTGCATCCGAAAATGCGGAATCCGAGAGCGAAGCGGCGGAGACTGGAGGCAGTGAAACTATCGAAGTGGAGAACCAGTTCACGATTTCTGATGAATCTGCTGAAGGCGAAGAAGCAAGTGAAGAAGTTTCGGAAACGGTGGGAGTGCCGGTAAATCCGGAGAAAGTCGCAGTATTCGATTACGGGGCACTCTCCACAATCCACGAGCTTGGTGAATCGGATAGTGTTGTCGGACTGCCAAAAGGACAGAGTTCAAGTACCCTGCCTGATGAGCTTGAAGAATTTCAGGGAGAGGAGTACGCAAACCTTGGTACACTGAAAGACCCGGACTTTGAAAAAGTTGCTGAACTGCAGCCTGAAGTCATCATGATTTCAGGACGTCAGGCGACTTCCGCAATCATCAGTGAGTTTGAGAAAGCGGCACCGGATGCCCAGGTGCTCTATGTCGCACCTTCAAATGAAAATTATTTTGAAGAAGTCAAACACTACACTCAGATGCTCGGGGACATTTACGACAAGTCTTCTGAAGCGGAGGCACTGATTGCAGATTTCGACAGCAAGATCGAAGAAGTGAAGCAGAAAGTGGCGGATACTGATGAAACAATGCTGTTCGTCATGGCAAACGAAGGTGAGCTTTCAGCGCACGGACCAGGCGGACGTTACGGATTCCTTTTTGACGACCTGGGCTTTGAACCGGTAGATGAAGAGATTTCGACTACAAGACATGGCCAGGCCATCAGTTACGAATATATCAATGATAGGAACCCAGGCATCATCCTTGCCCTCGACAGGGGCAGTGCGATTGGTGGAGAATCCTCCTCCAGCACAGTCCTTGATAATAATGTCATCCAGGATGTGGACGCAATCAAGAACGACAGAATCGTCGATCTCGATGCCAAACTCTGGTACCTCGCTTCCGGAGGCGTGATGACGACAATCGGCCAGCTGGAAGAGATCGAGCAGGCTTTGGAACAATAG
- a CDS encoding YigZ family protein, translated as MEQQYMNRIDTTAEKIISKSRFIAYIQRTDSEEAAKAFINSVKSQHKDANHNCSAYIITPSALIQKADDDGEPSGTAGVPILEVLKREGLYNVTVVVTRYFGGIKLGAGGLIRAYSGAASDVVNEAGKVVEIDVVPYRITMDYTYTSRFEHELEGSDITIRDTAYTDKVSYLVHVREDGREAFLARVQEITKDTASLEELEMIQAESAVE; from the coding sequence ATGGAACAGCAGTATATGAACAGAATAGATACGACCGCCGAAAAGATCATCAGTAAATCGCGCTTCATTGCATACATTCAGCGGACGGATTCCGAAGAAGCGGCAAAAGCCTTCATAAATTCCGTCAAATCGCAGCACAAGGACGCCAACCACAACTGCAGTGCATACATCATCACGCCAAGCGCCCTGATCCAGAAAGCGGATGATGATGGAGAACCTTCCGGCACGGCGGGGGTCCCGATCCTTGAAGTGCTCAAACGGGAGGGGCTGTATAATGTGACCGTCGTGGTCACCAGATATTTCGGCGGCATCAAGCTCGGTGCCGGCGGGCTGATCCGGGCCTACTCCGGCGCTGCATCCGACGTTGTGAATGAAGCAGGAAAAGTGGTCGAAATCGATGTCGTCCCATACAGGATTACGATGGATTATACGTATACGAGCCGCTTTGAACACGAACTGGAAGGTTCCGACATCACCATCAGGGATACGGCCTATACAGACAAGGTCTCCTACCTGGTCCATGTCCGTGAAGACGGCCGGGAAGCATTCCTCGCCCGGGTCCAGGAAATCACAAAAGACACTGCCAGCCTGGAGGAACTGGAGATGATCCAGGCCGAAAGTGCCGTGGAGTGA
- a CDS encoding LCP family protein gives MKRTEKRRMHPAIKVLLAVILISVIVFAGLIAYVYFQLKGTAGQVFDEDFSNATSELRETDVSFRNGDPVSVVLFGTDDDQERNESGMGQRSDTIMVVTLNPNTDEGRIVSIPRDTRTEIAERGTVEKINHAYAYGGPEMAKRTVENFLDLPIDHFVSINMDGFTTIIDEIGGVTITSQDTFQQSGYQFTAGETYEMDGDMALAFSRSRKAEGAGGDSGRQHRQQQVVQGIAQEIMSLQTITNFNSVLNVLSDNVKTDIPFGELNALRSDYQESAQNMERLTLEGTDQRLDDGLWYFLPNDESYNQLRRELRENLELE, from the coding sequence ATGAAAAGAACAGAAAAAAGACGGATGCATCCTGCAATAAAAGTACTGCTTGCTGTCATCCTGATATCAGTCATCGTTTTTGCGGGGCTTATCGCCTATGTTTACTTCCAGCTTAAAGGTACTGCCGGCCAGGTATTTGATGAAGATTTTTCCAATGCCACTTCGGAACTCCGGGAAACGGACGTCAGCTTCCGGAACGGAGACCCCGTCTCTGTCGTACTATTCGGCACGGATGATGATCAGGAGCGCAACGAAAGCGGGATGGGCCAGCGTTCCGACACGATAATGGTTGTCACCCTGAATCCCAATACGGACGAAGGAAGAATTGTCAGCATACCCCGGGATACACGTACAGAAATCGCAGAACGGGGCACGGTGGAGAAGATAAACCATGCATATGCCTACGGTGGTCCTGAGATGGCGAAACGCACTGTCGAGAATTTCCTGGATCTGCCCATCGACCATTTCGTGTCCATCAACATGGACGGTTTCACCACGATCATCGATGAAATCGGCGGCGTCACCATAACAAGCCAGGATACATTCCAGCAGTCGGGCTACCAGTTCACAGCAGGGGAGACCTACGAAATGGACGGAGATATGGCCCTCGCCTTCTCACGAAGCAGGAAAGCGGAAGGTGCCGGCGGCGACTCGGGCCGACAGCATAGACAGCAGCAGGTGGTCCAGGGCATTGCCCAGGAAATCATGAGCCTGCAGACGATCACCAACTTCAACTCTGTATTGAATGTATTGAGCGACAATGTAAAGACCGATATTCCATTTGGTGAGCTTAACGCACTCCGTTCGGACTACCAGGAGTCTGCACAGAATATGGAACGCCTTACACTGGAAGGTACAGACCAGAGACTGGATGATGGTCTATGGTACTTCCTTCCGAATGACGAATCATACAACCAGTTGAGAAGAGAACTGCGCGAAAACTTGGAACTGGAATAA
- a CDS encoding glycosyltransferase family 4 protein — translation MYTLFLLTVSFLISLILMPIFIWGSRKFGFVDYPNSRKVHLKPIPYLGGVAILISFAIGVLISRPIEAEYKAIILGGIVIVIVGIIDDKYDLRPGLKLIGQIAASLVPVSYGILIDRITPFGIEIEFGILAIPITILWMVGIINAINLVDGLDGLATGVSIIALTSIGFITILQGNIFVMMICVILIGACLGFLVYNFHPAKIFLGDNGAMLLGFIISVVSLMGFKNITLISLFFPIIILAVPFIDMFFAALRRYRSNVSLVKADRSHLHHRLQNLGYTHAESVVLIYFIAALYSGASIILYLSTIPGSVIIILLLILTTEIIVEATNLIDSDKKPVLDFARRLFHRIFP, via the coding sequence ATGTATACTCTATTTCTATTGACGGTGTCATTCTTGATTTCTTTGATTCTGATGCCGATTTTCATATGGGGAAGCCGGAAGTTCGGCTTTGTCGACTATCCAAACAGCAGAAAAGTTCATTTAAAACCTATACCATACCTCGGAGGTGTGGCAATTCTGATCTCCTTTGCGATCGGCGTGCTCATCTCCCGTCCGATCGAGGCTGAATACAAAGCGATCATCCTCGGGGGGATCGTCATCGTCATTGTGGGCATCATTGATGACAAGTACGATCTGAGGCCGGGCCTCAAGCTCATCGGCCAGATAGCGGCCAGCCTGGTGCCGGTCTCCTATGGCATCCTCATCGACCGCATCACACCGTTCGGCATCGAAATCGAATTTGGCATACTGGCCATCCCGATTACGATCCTCTGGATGGTGGGCATCATCAATGCCATCAACCTGGTTGACGGACTGGATGGGCTGGCGACGGGCGTTTCCATCATTGCGTTGACCAGCATCGGCTTTATCACCATTCTGCAGGGCAACATCTTTGTCATGATGATATGTGTCATCCTCATCGGCGCCTGTCTTGGCTTTCTGGTGTACAACTTCCATCCTGCCAAGATATTCCTCGGGGACAACGGGGCGATGCTGCTCGGTTTCATCATCAGCGTCGTCTCCCTGATGGGCTTCAAGAACATTACCCTGATTTCACTGTTCTTCCCGATCATCATTCTGGCGGTGCCTTTCATAGACATGTTCTTTGCTGCATTGCGGCGCTACCGCAGCAATGTCTCACTGGTAAAGGCGGACCGCAGCCATCTCCACCACCGGCTGCAGAACCTGGGATACACGCACGCTGAAAGTGTCGTGCTGATCTATTTCATCGCTGCACTTTATTCTGGCGCAAGCATCATCCTCTATCTGTCCACAATTCCGGGATCGGTCATCATCATTCTGCTGCTGATCCTTACGACGGAGATCATTGTTGAGGCGACCAACCTCATCGACAGTGACAAAAAGCCCGTCCTGGACTTTGCCAGAAGACTGTTCCACCGCATATTCCCATAG
- a CDS encoding DegV family protein, translated as MKIAVVVDSTSYLPKGLKEKYDIRTIPLNVIMGEQSYKEDEDIGDDAFFEEMRQMDKLPRTSQPSIGDYILLLESLRSEGFTDVISVHLSSRLSGTYQNAMAAGQSVEGIEMHAVDSEIACYVEGFLALYAAQNKDRLPLDTLLERLEEMKRKKNTNAYLIVDTLSNLQKGGRLSNAQAIVGSMLKVKPILEFEEGKIVPFEKIRTKKKAMNRVEEVFAKEMERHKGKPVTAVVIHSNAEEEGRQWMGSLQADYPEITFRLSYFGPVIATHLGEGALGLGYTTYEIDTDY; from the coding sequence ATGAAGATAGCGGTAGTAGTGGATTCAACGTCTTATCTGCCCAAAGGGCTGAAAGAAAAATATGATATCCGTACCATCCCGCTCAACGTCATCATGGGTGAACAGTCATATAAAGAGGATGAAGACATCGGTGATGATGCATTTTTCGAAGAAATGCGCCAGATGGACAAGCTGCCGAGAACGAGCCAGCCGTCGATCGGTGACTATATCCTGCTCCTCGAATCTTTGAGGAGCGAGGGATTTACGGACGTGATCAGCGTCCACCTCTCAAGCCGGCTCAGTGGCACCTACCAGAATGCGATGGCTGCAGGCCAGAGTGTGGAAGGAATCGAGATGCATGCAGTCGACTCTGAGATTGCCTGCTATGTCGAGGGGTTCCTGGCGCTCTATGCAGCACAGAATAAGGACAGGCTGCCACTCGATACGTTGCTTGAGCGGCTGGAAGAGATGAAGCGCAAGAAGAATACGAACGCATATCTTATCGTCGACACCCTGTCAAACCTTCAGAAGGGCGGGCGTCTGTCTAATGCCCAGGCGATTGTCGGCAGCATGCTCAAGGTCAAGCCGATACTCGAATTCGAAGAGGGGAAGATTGTGCCGTTCGAAAAGATACGGACGAAGAAGAAGGCGATGAACCGGGTGGAGGAAGTGTTTGCCAAAGAGATGGAACGTCACAAGGGCAAACCGGTGACAGCCGTCGTCATCCACAGCAATGCAGAAGAAGAGGGCAGGCAATGGATGGGAAGTCTGCAGGCGGACTACCCGGAAATTACATTCAGGTTGAGCTACTTCGGCCCGGTAATCGCAACGCATCTTGGTGAGGGTGCGCTCGGGCTCGGTTATACGACCTACGAAATTGATACAGACTACTGA
- a CDS encoding EMYY motif lipoprotein yields MHNTKKSISTFVLLSVFLLVGCTSGFRADFESYMTGMEDVHALDSEYDEKMSQLEIGDLPEELSPRNQDIDMERLASLSEALDQEIMPLVTRMEDAMGDVEVSNEELVELHDSYIESLDLKQSFVQQLNDYIETYYMSVRSNEALIQLSQTFMENQEERDAVIDSISSEDETEEIDALVAQINENSAELEEESEVLQQDESRVEKMEHIDEVMLPLINDHIQSLNQMNLETDRGVRVRSLTLEMYYGFEKYYQERKNTMQYNERLQELQLQNILPLRETYQQLDKEYYQQLNEIESELS; encoded by the coding sequence TTGCATAATACAAAAAAATCAATCAGTACATTCGTATTGTTGTCGGTCTTCCTGTTGGTAGGATGCACTTCCGGGTTCCGTGCGGATTTTGAAAGCTATATGACAGGCATGGAAGATGTCCATGCACTGGATTCGGAATATGATGAGAAGATGAGCCAACTGGAGATTGGTGATCTGCCGGAGGAACTCTCTCCGAGAAACCAGGATATTGATATGGAAAGACTTGCTTCCCTGAGCGAAGCGCTCGATCAGGAAATCATGCCCCTTGTCACGCGAATGGAAGATGCAATGGGAGATGTCGAGGTTTCCAACGAAGAGTTGGTGGAGCTTCACGATTCATACATTGAGAGTCTGGACCTGAAGCAGAGTTTCGTCCAGCAGCTGAATGATTATATAGAAACATATTATATGTCTGTCCGTTCCAATGAAGCACTTATCCAGCTGAGCCAGACGTTCATGGAAAATCAGGAAGAAAGGGACGCCGTGATCGATTCCATCAGCAGTGAGGATGAAACGGAAGAGATAGATGCGCTCGTTGCCCAGATCAATGAAAACAGTGCCGAGCTGGAAGAGGAGTCCGAAGTGCTGCAGCAGGATGAATCAAGGGTTGAAAAGATGGAGCATATCGATGAAGTCATGCTTCCCCTCATCAATGACCATATACAGTCATTGAACCAGATGAATCTCGAGACAGACAGGGGCGTGCGTGTCCGGAGCCTGACACTTGAGATGTACTACGGTTTCGAAAAGTACTATCAGGAACGCAAAAATACGATGCAGTATAATGAACGGCTTCAGGAACTGCAGCTCCAGAACATACTGCCATTGCGGGAGACCTATCAGCAGCTGGACAAGGAATACTATCAGCAGCTGAACGAAATAGAGAGCGAACTGTCATAG
- the ytxJ gene encoding bacillithiol system redox-active protein YtxJ, with the protein MLTKTTSIEAFQKLLQDNKDFFFMKHSSTCPISADAFDEFQKFHYERDMDGYYLVVQDHRKLSDYIAEHFDIKHESPQAFYFEGGKLKWSDSHHNITLKNLSSVED; encoded by the coding sequence ATGCTAACGAAAACAACATCGATTGAAGCTTTTCAAAAGTTGTTGCAGGATAACAAGGATTTCTTTTTTATGAAGCATAGCAGTACATGTCCGATTTCAGCCGATGCCTTCGACGAATTCCAGAAGTTCCATTATGAACGGGATATGGATGGATACTATCTGGTAGTTCAGGACCACCGGAAACTTTCCGACTATATCGCTGAACATTTTGATATCAAACATGAATCTCCCCAGGCTTTCTATTTTGAGGGTGGAAAGCTGAAGTGGAGTGACTCACATCATAATATTACACTTAAGAACCTCTCCTCAGTGGAAGACTAG
- a CDS encoding ABC transporter ATP-binding protein gives MIDLKGISKIYGQKKVVNDVSVSIAKGKVTSFIGPNGAGKSTLLSMITRLLDQDSGDVLLEGKNILQAPSDALAKKIAILKQSNHMDLKITVRELISFGRFPYSKGRLNERDHEIIDEAISYMELEEFEDRYIDELSGGQRQRVYIAMTIAQDTEYIFLDEPLNNLDMKHSVQIMQILRRLVRERNKTIIIVIHDINFASCYSDNIVAMKDGKVAISGKKDDVIKKEILEDIYEMDINIECIYGQQICVYFDEHEDASVDDFIEDQVQA, from the coding sequence ATGATCGATCTTAAAGGTATATCAAAAATTTACGGCCAAAAGAAAGTAGTCAATGACGTATCCGTTTCAATTGCCAAAGGGAAAGTCACATCCTTCATCGGACCGAACGGAGCCGGAAAGAGTACGCTGCTGTCCATGATCACGCGTCTGCTCGACCAGGACAGTGGGGATGTACTGCTTGAAGGGAAGAACATCCTCCAGGCACCGAGCGATGCCCTTGCCAAGAAAATTGCCATCCTGAAGCAGTCCAATCACATGGACTTGAAGATCACGGTACGTGAACTGATCAGTTTCGGACGCTTCCCCTACTCAAAGGGAAGGCTGAATGAAAGGGACCATGAGATCATCGACGAGGCAATCAGCTATATGGAACTCGAGGAGTTCGAGGACCGCTACATCGATGAACTGTCCGGCGGGCAGAGGCAGCGTGTATATATCGCCATGACGATCGCCCAGGACACGGAATACATCTTTCTGGACGAGCCGCTGAACAATCTTGATATGAAGCACTCCGTACAGATCATGCAGATTTTGAGAAGGCTTGTAAGGGAACGCAATAAGACAATCATCATCGTCATCCATGACATCAATTTTGCTTCCTGCTATTCCGACAACATCGTTGCAATGAAAGACGGAAAAGTGGCGATCAGCGGCAAAAAGGATGATGTCATCAAGAAGGAGATCCTTGAGGACATCTACGAAATGGACATCAACATAGAATGTATCTATGGACAGCAGATATGCGTGTACTTTGATGAGCATGAAGATGCTTCGGTGGATGATTTCATCGAAGATCAGGTGCAGGCATAG
- the murB gene encoding UDP-N-acetylmuramate dehydrogenase, translating into MVNHTQIEEDLRSLLDHSEIKTYEPLKNYTYTRTGGPADFYITVHDIEDASRVLQYSYENRIPVTYLGNGSNIIIRDGGIRGIVLNLLELNYLYESDDIVTVGSGRAIIDVSNYARDLSLTGMEFACGIPGSVGGAVYMNAGAYGGEIKDCLLEVTVLDETGERITLRNEELGLEYRKSMVQENDYAVVEAKFRLKPGKPEDIQKMMEDLTERRSSKQPLEYPSCGSVFQRPPGNFAGKLIQEAGLQGHRIGGVEVSKKHAGFMVNVDGGTAGDYEALIEYVQKKVYTLFGVTLNREVRIIGEPVYKRAERQK; encoded by the coding sequence ATGGTGAACCATACTCAAATCGAAGAAGATTTAAGGTCCCTGTTGGACCACTCAGAAATCAAAACATACGAACCCCTAAAAAATTATACATATACCAGAACCGGGGGACCGGCGGATTTCTATATCACTGTCCATGATATTGAAGATGCCTCCCGCGTCCTCCAGTACAGTTACGAGAACCGTATTCCCGTGACATACTTGGGGAACGGCTCGAACATCATCATACGGGATGGCGGAATCCGTGGTATTGTATTGAATCTGCTCGAGTTGAATTATTTATACGAGTCGGACGATATCGTTACAGTGGGCAGCGGCCGTGCCATCATTGATGTCTCCAACTACGCGAGGGACCTGTCACTGACCGGCATGGAATTTGCCTGTGGCATCCCCGGGAGTGTCGGGGGTGCCGTATATATGAATGCGGGTGCCTATGGCGGGGAAATCAAGGACTGCCTGTTGGAAGTCACTGTTTTGGACGAAACAGGTGAAAGAATCACGCTAAGAAATGAAGAACTGGGACTCGAGTACAGGAAAAGCATGGTCCAGGAAAATGACTATGCCGTGGTGGAAGCCAAGTTCAGGCTGAAGCCAGGGAAACCGGAAGATATCCAGAAAATGATGGAGGACCTGACAGAACGCCGGTCATCCAAACAGCCTCTGGAGTATCCGTCATGCGGAAGTGTCTTTCAGAGACCGCCCGGCAATTTTGCGGGTAAGCTCATCCAGGAGGCCGGTCTTCAGGGCCACCGCATCGGTGGCGTCGAAGTCTCGAAAAAGCATGCCGGCTTCATGGTGAATGTGGACGGTGGCACAGCGGGTGATTATGAAGCATTGATCGAATACGTTCAGAAAAAAGTCTACACTCTCTTTGGCGTCACCCTCAACCGTGAAGTCCGCATCATCGGGGAACCTGTCTATAAGCGGGCGGAACGCCAAAAATGA
- the gdpS gene encoding GGDEF domain-containing protein GdpS, translating to MLIDFVLNISITITGIYLFHRLQYLEDRRFIDSEFFQALLMTTLSVLLLMVPIHMYDMVFSLYFIPLLILVKYSVPYLIIGSVLIVFMFHHMIFSFDWQLYLIFFILYILIMMILPFLKFQKLKELTAASIIFTSLYVINIHFFVQALNPFQMLVFVLASTIVMFFAMMMYEDINMILRLLKRYEEEEYKDFLTQLGNVKALDNAVVHLLDDSDTLSLLLIDIDNFSLVNDEHSHTSGDALIRQMAHLLNNHVPTGGMLFRSSGEEFSMLIPDLSFDKTVRLAEAIRNSVERSNFHVNDTETVHLTVSIGVGYQFVTPATKGRLLKEADDMVHAAKKQGQNRVMFNPI from the coding sequence ATGCTCATTGACTTCGTACTGAATATATCAATCACCATCACCGGCATATACTTGTTCCACCGGCTCCAGTACCTGGAAGACCGGAGGTTCATCGATTCGGAATTCTTTCAGGCACTGCTGATGACCACCCTGTCCGTATTGCTGCTGATGGTGCCCATCCATATGTATGACATGGTCTTCAGCCTCTATTTCATCCCACTGCTGATTTTGGTGAAATATAGCGTGCCCTACCTGATCATCGGTTCGGTATTGATCGTCTTCATGTTCCACCACATGATCTTCAGCTTTGACTGGCAGCTCTATCTCATATTTTTCATCCTGTATATCCTGATCATGATGATATTGCCTTTCCTGAAATTTCAGAAGCTTAAGGAGCTCACTGCAGCAAGCATCATCTTCACTTCGCTGTATGTCATCAATATCCATTTCTTTGTCCAGGCACTCAATCCCTTCCAGATGCTTGTGTTCGTCCTGGCAAGCACCATCGTAATGTTCTTTGCGATGATGATGTATGAGGATATCAATATGATACTCAGGCTGCTGAAACGCTATGAGGAGGAGGAGTATAAGGATTTCCTCACCCAGCTGGGAAATGTAAAGGCCCTCGACAATGCCGTCGTCCACCTTTTGGATGACAGTGACACGCTCAGCCTTCTGCTCATCGATATCGACAATTTCAGCCTGGTCAATGATGAGCACAGCCATACTTCAGGGGATGCACTGATCAGACAGATGGCCCACCTTCTGAACAACCATGTACCGACCGGCGGCATGCTGTTCAGGAGCAGCGGAGAGGAATTCTCCATGCTCATACCGGACTTGTCCTTTGACAAGACGGTCAGGCTGGCCGAGGCGATCCGCAACAGTGTCGAACGTTCAAACTTCCATGTCAATGATACAGAAACCGTGCATCTTACAGTTTCAATCGGTGTCGGCTACCAGTTTGTAACCCCCGCTACAAAAGGCCGGCTGCTCAAAGAAGCGGATGACATGGTCCATGCAGCCAAAAAACAGGGACAGAACCGCGTCATGTTCAATCCAATATAA